The following proteins are co-located in the Zonotrichia albicollis isolate bZonAlb1 chromosome 1, bZonAlb1.hap1, whole genome shotgun sequence genome:
- the RNF138 gene encoding E3 ubiquitin-protein ligase RNF138 isoform X1, protein MAEGAAAAPACFNEDDFYCPVCQEVFKTPVRTANCQHVFCRKCFLTAIRESGTHCPLCRGSVTKKERTYPKRALDVENSMKKASGGCRCCEKQVRFSWMRQHYKTCKKYQDEYGVSSIMPNLQISQDATGNSSRSDAIPDTGEMANNQILQGETSGHPTFKCPLCQEANFTRQRLLDHCNNRHLYQIVPVICPICVSLPWADTNQVTRNLVSHLNLRHRFDYGEFVNLQLDEEAQYQNAVQESCHVNF, encoded by the exons ATGGCCGAGGGGGCCGCGGCGGCCCCGGCGTGCTTCAACGAGGATGATTTTTACTGCCCGGTGTGCCAGGAGGTGTTCAAAACGCCCGTGAGGACCGCCAACTGCCAGCACGT GTTTTGCAGGAAGTGCTTCTTGACAGCTATAAGAGAAAGTGGAACACACTGTCCTCTCTGCCGGGGGAGCGTGACTAAAAAAGAAAGAACGTATCCCAAAAGGGCTCTAGATGTTGAAAACAGTATGAAGAAAGCTTCTGGGGGCTGTAGATGCTGTGAGAAGCAG GTTAGATTTTCATGGATGAGACAGCATTATAAAACGTGTAAGAAGTATCAGGACGAATATGGTGTTTCTTCAATTATGCCAAACTTACAGATTTCCCAAGATGCAACAGGGAACAG tAGCAGGAGTGATGCTATACCTGATACTGGCGAGATGGCTAATAATCAAATACTTCAAGGAGAAACAAG TGGACACCCAACCTTCAAATGCCCCCTGTGTCAGGAGGCCAATTTTACCAGACAGCGCTTGCTGGATCACTGTAATAATAGACATCTTTATCAGATCGTTCCTGTG ATCTGTCCTATTTGTGTATCTCTTCCTTGGGCAGATACTAACCAGGTTACTAGAAATCTTGTTAGCCATCTAAATCTAAGACACCGGTTTGACTACGGAGAATTTGTG aATCTTCAGCTTGATGAAGAAGCCCAATACCAAAATGCAGTTCAAGAATCCTGTCATGTGAACTTTTAA
- the RNF138 gene encoding E3 ubiquitin-protein ligase RNF138 isoform X2: MAEGAAAAPACFNEDDFYCPVCQEVFKTPVRTANCQHVFCRKCFLTAIRESGTHCPLCRGSVTKKERTYPKRALDVENSMKKASGGCRCCEKQVRFSWMRQHYKTCKKYQDEYGVSSIMPNLQISQDATGNSRSDAIPDTGEMANNQILQGETSGHPTFKCPLCQEANFTRQRLLDHCNNRHLYQIVPVICPICVSLPWADTNQVTRNLVSHLNLRHRFDYGEFVNLQLDEEAQYQNAVQESCHVNF; the protein is encoded by the exons ATGGCCGAGGGGGCCGCGGCGGCCCCGGCGTGCTTCAACGAGGATGATTTTTACTGCCCGGTGTGCCAGGAGGTGTTCAAAACGCCCGTGAGGACCGCCAACTGCCAGCACGT GTTTTGCAGGAAGTGCTTCTTGACAGCTATAAGAGAAAGTGGAACACACTGTCCTCTCTGCCGGGGGAGCGTGACTAAAAAAGAAAGAACGTATCCCAAAAGGGCTCTAGATGTTGAAAACAGTATGAAGAAAGCTTCTGGGGGCTGTAGATGCTGTGAGAAGCAG GTTAGATTTTCATGGATGAGACAGCATTATAAAACGTGTAAGAAGTATCAGGACGAATATGGTGTTTCTTCAATTATGCCAAACTTACAGATTTCCCAAGATGCAACAGGGAACAG CAGGAGTGATGCTATACCTGATACTGGCGAGATGGCTAATAATCAAATACTTCAAGGAGAAACAAG TGGACACCCAACCTTCAAATGCCCCCTGTGTCAGGAGGCCAATTTTACCAGACAGCGCTTGCTGGATCACTGTAATAATAGACATCTTTATCAGATCGTTCCTGTG ATCTGTCCTATTTGTGTATCTCTTCCTTGGGCAGATACTAACCAGGTTACTAGAAATCTTGTTAGCCATCTAAATCTAAGACACCGGTTTGACTACGGAGAATTTGTG aATCTTCAGCTTGATGAAGAAGCCCAATACCAAAATGCAGTTCAAGAATCCTGTCATGTGAACTTTTAA